CTTGCTCGGAATGCGTCTGTTTGATGAGTGACAAGTACGCGATGGATTCATTTGCTTCCTGCTGTTCAAACACGTCGGCTCGGGCTTTGTTTGGGTTATAGGCAAACACGTCAGCGCTTGATTGCGTCATGCCAAAGTCGATATTGCTGGCGAGAATAGCGTGCTCGGCAACTACCCCGGTTTCGCTATTTGGGCCAAGTCTGTCACCGGATACCATCGCCGTCACGTACGAAAAAGCCGGGGTAAGGACAGGTCTGTCGCGCAGTTGATCAGAGTAGAACGCGATGTAAGCCGCGTTGTTGTCTGCGGCTTTTCTTTTTGCCACACGGTACTGGTGGCTAAGCCAGTTAACTGTATTTTTGCGGGCGTATCTTTTCGAGTTAGTGCTACTTGAATCTTCGAGAAGATAATCAGGTGCCTGGGTGATAAAGCTGATCCCTGTGGTTATCGGCTGATGTTGCTTGGGGCTGCAGGCGGTTAATAGGCTGGCAGCGATGGCGAGTAAGCCGAATCGGGAAAGGGTTGGCATGGTCTATCGATATACTAAGTGTGACAAAGTTCACTATTTTCCAAGATCCCCCTGAGATAAACAAGTAGTCTAGGATGACCGTGTTGTTTTAAATACGAGGGCTGATGGGCTTTTAGTACTGATCTACGCAAGATCAGCTTGATGATTCGATGAAAATATACACGACCTAACATGTCTTGATGGCAAAACGACCAGTTGGTGATGTTTCACTAAATTTCTTGTTGACTCAATTAGCTCAATCCGTAGAATGCAACCCATACCGCAGCGGGGAACACCTCGCAGGTATTGAAGGCGCGTTGGCAGAGTGGCTATGCAGCGGATTGCAAATCCGTGGACCTCGGTTCGACTCCGGGACGCGCCTCCATTTGCGACACTAGCTCAGTTGGTAGAGCGCAACCTTGCCAAGGTTGAGGTCACGAGTTCGAACCTCGTGTGTCGCTCCAGACATAGAAAAAGCCCTAGCAGAAATGCTGGGGCTTTTTCGTATCTGGCCTTCCCAACCTATCCTCATACTGTCCGCTCCCAGAACCGCTTGTTATACTTATTCGAGTAGATTTAATATCAACCACTTAGTTTGATAACTCACAAACTAACTTTGGTGTAAGCAGGGAGCAGATATGAAACTCAATTGTGATATGGGCGAGAGCTTTGGCCGTTGGACGATGGGGAAGGATGCCGACGTCATGCCGTATATCGACATGGCCAACATTGCCTGTGGATTTCACGCCTCAGACCCGGACCATATGGCCAAGACCATACAGCTGGCGGTGGAAGATAATGTCGAGATTGGAGCCCACCCGGGTTACGACGACAAAAGTGGCTTCGGGCGTCGTTCTATCCCCCATAGTGCTGAAGCCATTACCCGACTGGTGGCCTATCAAATTGGTGCGCTCGATGCACTGTGCAAGTTGTACGGTGGTGAAGTTAGCTATGTTAAACCTCACGGTGCCCTCTACAACGACATGATGTCACAATCTTGGATTTTCGAAGCGATTCTCAGCGCCGTTGCTGATTTAAACCAATACCGTTCTGCGCCGTTGAAGCTGATGATCTTAGCTCGGCGTGATAACCAACAATATATAGGATTAGCGGCACAACAAAATGTCGAGTTACTGTTCGAAGGCTTTGCTGACAGGGCTTACGATAGTGATGGTCTGCTGGTGCCGCGAGCGCAAGCGGGGGCGGTTTACCATGATAGCCTACGCATCCGCCAGCAAGTCGCCGAGCTTGCCGTGGGCAAAATCACCACCATTGATGGCAATACGCTAGAGCTGGATGTCGATACTGTTTGCGTTCATGGCGACAATGATGAGTCGGTGGCCATTGTCCGTCAATTGGCCGAGGACCTGGCCCATGTTCAAGATTGAGCCCGTATCTGAATGCAATGCGATAGTGTATTTCGGTGATCACATTGATCTGTCGCTCACGCCTAAGATCAGCCAGTTTGTTGCCTACTTGCAGTCTCTGTCACATCCTGCCCTGGTCGAGGTGATCCCGTCGTACACTTCGGTTCTGATCC
This Photobacterium gaetbulicola Gung47 DNA region includes the following protein-coding sequences:
- a CDS encoding hypothetical protein (COG0737) — translated: MPTLSRFGLLAIAASLLTACSPKQHQPITTGISFITQAPDYLLEDSSSTNSKRYARKNTVNWLSHQYRVAKRKAADNNAAYIAFYSDQLRDRPVLTPAFSYVTAMVSGDRLGPNSETGVVAEHAILASNIDFGMTQSSADVFAYNPNKARADVFEQQEANESIAYLSLIKQTHSEQDAPPAGDLAVLAHSVDRLATQGRNKIVLLSQYDAQYNTLITEQIKGLDVLISAGEISHVAIEHNTCLATFAHTGANWQTLYIAFDADGNILQCSF
- a CDS encoding LamB/YcsF family protein (COG1540), whose product is MKLNCDMGESFGRWTMGKDADVMPYIDMANIACGFHASDPDHMAKTIQLAVEDNVEIGAHPGYDDKSGFGRRSIPHSAEAITRLVAYQIGALDALCKLYGGEVSYVKPHGALYNDMMSQSWIFEAILSAVADLNQYRSAPLKLMILARRDNQQYIGLAAQQNVELLFEGFADRAYDSDGLLVPRAQAGAVYHDSLRIRQQVAELAVGKITTIDGNTLELDVDTVCVHGDNDESVAIVRQLAEDLAHVQD